The Pyramidobacter porci genome includes a region encoding these proteins:
- the selA gene encoding L-seryl-tRNA(Sec) selenium transferase, with amino-acid sequence MVKKQRKVESVQELMRSLPSMEKILTDDRLGEFGGIIDRDSLKRMCRDALERWRDMILDREVLSFDDDVFFAELRQELKRRLRPSLRPVLNCTGVVVHTNLGRSCLSAEAAEAARAAACGYSTLEYNLESGARGHRNFHVEWLLCQLTGAEAALVVNNNAGAVLLVLAALAGKKEAVVSRGELVEIGGSFRIPDIMSFAGTRLVEVGCTNRTHLKDYENAISEETAMLLKVHPSNFRITGYVSLPLREDLAELAHAKGLMMVEDLGSGILVDARTLGLEGEPTVNECLEAGVDVVTFSGDKLLGGPQIGAIVGKKQIIDRIRKYPLLRALRCDKMTLAAMEATLRIYLRGDWKKIPSLGMIAASEDELKARAAALKKRIDSELADFCLQTKVVPVEDAVGGGAYPERPLPGWAVSLLPANENLNAGVLQERLRRCTLPVVAGARSNELLLHMRTLPAEDENALISSLEEALETKR; translated from the coding sequence CGAGTCCGTCCAGGAGTTGATGCGTTCACTCCCTTCCATGGAAAAAATTCTCACTGACGACCGCCTGGGCGAATTCGGCGGCATTATCGACCGTGACAGTCTCAAGCGTATGTGCCGCGACGCTCTGGAACGCTGGCGCGACATGATCCTCGACAGAGAGGTGCTGAGTTTCGACGACGACGTTTTTTTCGCGGAACTGCGTCAGGAGTTGAAACGCCGGCTGCGTCCCAGTCTGCGTCCCGTGCTGAATTGCACCGGCGTCGTGGTGCACACGAATCTCGGACGTTCCTGCCTTTCTGCCGAAGCGGCCGAGGCGGCGCGCGCGGCCGCCTGCGGGTACAGCACGCTCGAGTATAATCTCGAAAGCGGCGCGCGCGGACACAGAAACTTCCACGTGGAATGGCTTCTCTGCCAGCTGACGGGAGCGGAAGCCGCGCTCGTCGTGAACAACAACGCGGGCGCGGTGCTGCTGGTGCTCGCCGCGCTGGCCGGCAAAAAGGAAGCGGTCGTGTCCCGCGGGGAACTGGTGGAGATCGGCGGCTCGTTCCGCATTCCCGACATCATGAGTTTCGCCGGGACCCGCCTGGTGGAGGTAGGCTGCACGAACCGCACTCATCTGAAGGATTATGAAAACGCGATCAGCGAAGAAACGGCGATGCTGCTCAAAGTCCATCCGTCGAATTTCCGCATCACGGGGTACGTGTCGCTGCCGCTCCGGGAAGATCTGGCCGAACTGGCCCACGCCAAGGGACTGATGATGGTGGAGGATCTGGGGAGCGGCATTCTTGTGGACGCCCGGACGCTGGGCCTTGAGGGCGAGCCGACGGTGAACGAATGTCTCGAGGCCGGCGTCGATGTCGTCACTTTTTCGGGAGACAAGCTTCTCGGCGGTCCGCAGATCGGCGCCATCGTCGGCAAAAAGCAGATCATCGATCGGATCCGCAAGTACCCGCTGCTGCGCGCCCTGCGCTGCGATAAAATGACGCTGGCCGCCATGGAGGCGACGCTTCGCATTTATCTTCGCGGCGACTGGAAAAAAATCCCTTCCCTTGGCATGATCGCCGCGTCTGAAGACGAATTGAAGGCGCGGGCGGCCGCCTTGAAAAAAAGAATCGATTCCGAACTGGCGGATTTCTGTCTGCAGACGAAAGTCGTGCCGGTCGAAGACGCTGTCGGCGGCGGCGCTTATCCGGAACGTCCGCTGCCGGGCTGGGCGGTTTCGCTGCTTCCGGCCAACGAGAATTTAAACGCCGGCGTCTTGCAGGAGCGCCTGCGCCGCTGTACTCTGCCCGTCGTCGCCGGAGCGCGCAGCAATGAGCTTTTGCTCCACATGCGCACGCTGCCGGCCGAGGACGAAAATGCTCTGATCAGTTCGCTTGAAGAAGCCCTGGAGACGAAACGATGA